From Pseudomonadota bacterium:
GCTTCTGGGTTCGCTGATATCGGCCTGGAGCCCGCTCGCGCCGACCGTCGGGATTTCAGTCAAGGAGGTTGCTCTCGGGATGCGGCCGAACTGCTCCTACGCCATCGGCGCGAAGCTGTCGAGCGCCGCCTGGCCGAGCCGGAGCGAGGGCGGCCGCTCCGAGGCTGGGGGATCCGGCTCAATCGGCAAAGGCTTGCAGCGCCGCCTCGGCCTTGAGCCATAGCTCGCCCAGCGCCTGGGCCATATCCTCAGGATCGCTGCAGAGGCTGGCGGTGAAGGCCTCGCGCCAAACCGCATCGGCGGCGGTGGCGGCGGCCAAGAGCTCCCGGACAGCTTGCGGGGCCTTGCCTCCGGCCGCGGCGAGGCGGTCGGCTGCATGGACGATTGCGCCTTTGACCTCGTGGAACGCCTCCCGCGACAGACCGGCGGCGAGTCCGGCCTCGAGCCTCGTGATCGCCGCCTGCAAATCGCCGCGCTCGGTCGCCCATGCCGGGTGCGCCATGAGCGCCCAGGCCAAGACGAGGAGACGCGCGCTCACGGCATCGGCCGGATCTGCATTGCCACCGCTACAGCGTGCTGCCGCCGTCGCCGACGACGGTGAACGGCGCCCAGAAGATCGGATGGGCGTAGGAGAACAACGGCGCTTTGCTCTCGGGGTCGAGATATCCCGGACCGTCGATCAGCGCCAGCTCGGCCTGGCGCATCGCCTCGCCACGTCCAAGCCCGGCCTTCTCCGCCTGGCGGCGGAAGAGATCGGTGGTCAGCGTCTTGGCCGAGCTCGTCTCCACCGGCCAATTGGAGACCAGGAGCGCCCTTGTGCCGGCATAGAAGAAGGCGCGGCCGAGGCCGGAGACGGCCTCAGCACCGGCGCCGGCGGCGGTCGCGGTGTTGCAGGCCGACAGCACCACCCAGTCGGCGTTGAGCTTGAGGCCGAGGATCTTCTCCATGGTCAAGAGGCCATCGCCGTCGATCTTCGCCACCGCCGGCGAAGACAGCGCCAGGGCCGGCTGTGTCAGCCCATTGAGATCGCCCGGCACCAATCCATGGGTGGCGAAGACGATGATGCGACGGTCGGCGAGGTTCATCGACCGGACGGTCTTCTCATTGGCCGCGGCGCCGAGGATCACGTCCTTGGTGAGATCGGCGTTGAGCGCCAGCGCGATGTTGCGGACCTCCTCGGCGGTGTCCGGCAACCGCGGCAGCATCGCCAGCTCGGCGCTGTTCACACCTTGGGTCGCCGGCGCGCTGCGACGCACCAAGGGAATGCCGCGGGTCTGCAGCTGCGCGGTCTTGGGCGCCCCCCGCGTCTTCAGCGGGCCGGGGTTGGCCTCGGCCAGCGCCTGCTCGGCCTGCTCCGGGCTGAACCAAGGGTCGCCGAAGCCGATGAAGGCGATGCGCGCACCCTTGGGCGGCGGCAGCGAGCGCAAGGTCGCCAGCGAGGCAACCGAAGGCAGCTGGGTCACCGCCACCTTGCGCACCAGGAACGGCACCGCCTTGTAGTGCGCAAAGGGCAGCTTGGTCTTCGCCGGCAGCTTGATGGGCTCGGTCACCAAGAGCGCCATCGGCAGCTGGCCCAGCGCCTTGTGCGGCACGAACATCAGGCCCTCCGCCTTCCCCCAGCCGGTCTCGATCGGCTTCAAGATGAGCTCGTAGAGCTTGTAGGCCATCGCCAGGTCGAACTCCGGCACCTCCTCCAGGCTGGACGCGTTCGGATCCAGCGCCTTGCGGAGTTCGGAGACCATGGAAGCGATCTCGCGATCGCCGACCTTGGCCGCGGCGAAGGCGGCCGAGCCTTGTTGCGGGATCGCCCAGACGAACAAACGCTCCTCGCCAGCATAGGTGGCAATCAGCGCCTCGCCGGGACGGAGGCTTTTTTGCGCCTGCTCGATCGTCGCCGGTCTCGGGTCGATCAGGTTCACGTAGTCCGGGAAGCTTCGCTCGATCTCCTCCCTGAGCCGCGCGCGCGCATCTCGGAGCTGATCGATCTGCTCCCGCAGTTTCTGCACCGCCGCTTGATCCTGCTCGTTCGTCGGCAGGGATAGAACATTAGTCAGCATGCCCTGCAGAGCAGCGATCTGCTTTTGCGCATCCTGCTCGCGTCGTACCAGCTCGGCCAGCGCCGGATCGGAGGCGGCGCCGCGGGCGGCGGAGGCGGCGAGTGCCCGCTCAACCGATCGACCGCGCACCGCCTCGGCCAGGTGGAAGGTTTCAGCGGCGGCCGCCGCACCCTTAGAGTCGGCAAGCAGGCCCAAATAAGCCTCGATGATCTTCTGCGCCCGTCGATCGCGCTCGGCAATCGAGCCGCCGGCCTCGCTATTGTCATTGGCCTCGCGCGAGGCCGAGGTCAGGATCGGTAGCGCCATCAAGAACTCCTTGAGCGCTCGATCATTTTGCCCGGCACGCACCAGCGCCGCGCCGAGCCAGCCCCGCGCCTCGGCGGTCGCATAGGCCTTCTCGCCCAGCCGTTTCGCATTTTGCTCGGCGACGTTTTGGATGATGCGGATCGCCTCTTCGCTCCGATTGGATCGAAGCAAGACCAGGCCATAGTTAATGTTGCCATCGAGGAACTTTCGGCGCAGCCCCGGCTCATCGCCGATGTCCCGTTCGAGCGCCGCATAGGTCGCCTGCGTCGCCTCGTGCTTGCCTGCGGCCGACTGCGATTGGGCGATCCAGCGCCTTGTGTTGGCGAGGAAACCGGATCCCTTGCCATGCCCGAGATTTTCCAGGATGTCGCGAGCGGCGTCGGCCAGACGCTCGGCCTCGGCATAGCGTCCCTGCTCGTACAGCACTTGCGCGAGAAGGAGAATTTCGGTTGCGCTCTCGGCGGCGTAGCGTCCCCGTCGTTCAAGCCGGCCCAACAGCGAGCGGCGTGACTCGGCCTCGGCCTCGATGAGCCGACCCTGGGACATCAACGACAGGGTGAGGCCGTTGAGATAGCGGTCCTGCGCATCGGCGAAGGTTCCAGGCGCAACCGGGAACTGGCCTTCGTTTGGAAGCACATTCTTCGTGAAGAGAGACAAGGCCTCGCGCAAGGTCGCTTCGGCCTCGGCGTAGCGACCGGTGTCTTGCGCGATCTGGGCGCGAGCTGAAAGAAGCGTCGTGCGCGCAGCATCGCGCATGTGTGTCGGCACCCGCTGCAAGTTGGAATAGGTACCCATAAACGCCTCTGCCTGAGCCATGGCGTCGCTCGCCATAGCAAGCTGCCCAAGGGTCAGCGCGAGCGAGATCTTTTGAGCATATAAGCCAAAGAGGGCGGTCAATTGTTGCGACTGGGCCATGAGCCGCAGACGCTCGTCGACCAGCTCGAGGGCCGCCCTGGTATCGCCTGCGCCTTGAAGGGCGCCGGTCAGTTGCTGCAGGTAAGCCCCCAGCAAGGCAGGCGCGATATTCGCGCGCTTGCCAAGTTCGGAGGCCTGCTTCAGGTCCGCGAGCCGTTGCTGCGAGCGGCCGATCTCGCCCGCGGCGAGTCCGCGTTGGAAATAGAAATCCGCCAGCGCCGCCGGTTCCAACCCCTTGGGCGGTTCCTTATCCGCCGCCGCAAAGTTGGCGGCACGCTTGGCGGGGTCCGGCTTCTGCTTGTCGAGGATCTCGGTGATATCCGCGATCGTCCGCGGCGGCGCCATGAGCGGTGCTGCGGGGCTGCTCGCCTCGGGCTGCGGCACCGGGCTTGCCGGCGGAGGCGACGTCTTGCGAACGGGCGCGGGTGAGGCGGGGGATGGCGCGACCGATCCGGCCGCGTCTCCGGCCGCGAGTTGCGGCATCGGCAAGAGCGCCTCAGCACCGGCGAGGCGCAGGGTCCCGGCGGCCAGCACCAAAAGCACCAGCACGGCCAGACGGATTGAGTAGGCGATCGGACGGTGCATTGGGCCCCCCCTGACGCCAATCTCTGCGGCTACTGTGGAATTCCGACAATACTACTCAATGCCGAGCGATCCGGCACCACGCAAATGGGGGCGCCCGTTCAGGGCGAGGGGTTAGGCCGCGCTCAGAGGATCTTGCGGTACTGGATGAAGCCGGAGCGGTCGCCGATGCGGTCGTAGAGCTGCATGGCGGTGTGATTGGTCTCGTGGGTCAGCCAATAGACCCGGGAGCAGCCGCCGCTTCGCGCCAGATCGTAGACATGCTGGATGAGGCGCCTGCCGACGCCCTGGCCGCGCACCGTCTGATCGACGTAGAGATCCTGCAGATAGCAATAGTCGCCCGTGGTCCAGCAGGAGCGGTGACGGATGTGGTGCACGATGCCGACGGCGCCGCCGTCTTGGAGGGCGATGGCGCCGCCCATAGGCTCGGCCGGATCGTTGAGCCGCGCCCAGGTGACGTCGCTCACCTCTTTGGCGATATCGACCTTGTAGAAGACCTGATAGGCCCGCCAGAGCGGATACCAGAGGGCGTGATCGCCTTGTGCCAAGGGACGTATGGTGATGGCGGTCATCGTTCCTCCGAATGGCGGCGGATGCGGCACACTACCGGGCAATGAACTCTCAATTTCGTCTCGCAGTCTGAATCGAACGGATATTTTGACCGGGTGAAGCGGCGTTCAGGGCTCGCGACTGCTGCCGTTGTTCCACGGCCGCCGCCAGCCGTTCGAGCACTCTGACCGATGTATCCCAGCCGATACAGCCGTCAGTGATACTTTGGCCATAGACAAGCGGTCGGTCGGCGATGAGTTCCTGGCGCCCGCCCACCAGATTACTCTCCACCATGACACCGACAATGCGGCTGTCGCCCGCCTCGATCTGCTGCGACACATCTTCGATGACCCGGGGCTGCTTCTCCGGGTCCTTGGCGCTGTTGGAATGGCTAGCATCGATCATGACGACCGGAGGCAGCCCGGATCGATCCAGCTCTCCGCAAGCGGCGTTGACACTTGCTGCATCGAAGTTTGGCGTCTTGCCGCCACGCAGAATGATGTGGCAATCATCGTTGCCCTTCGTGGCCGCGATGGCAGAGCGGCCGCCTTTGGTTACGGCAAGGAAATGATGCGGCTGCGAGGCTGACATGACCGCATCGACCGCAATCCTCACATTGCCGTCGGTTCCGTTCTTGAATCCAACCGGGCAGGAGAGGCCCGAGGCCATTTCTCGATGGATCTGGCTTTCCGTCGTGCGCGCGCCAATGGCGCCCCACCCGACGAGGTCGGCAATATATTGCGGTGTCGTCGTGTCCAGAAATTCGCAGCCGGCAGGCAAGCCCGCACCGTTGATCTCAAGCAGCAATTTGCGCGCGAGCCGCAGGCCCTTGTTGATTTCGAAGCTGCCGTCGAGGTTGGGGTCGTTGATCAGTCCCTTCCAGCCGACGGTCGTGCGTGGCTTCTCGAAATAGACTCGCATGATGATTTCGAGCGCACCGCCTAAGCGCCGGCGCATGCCGACGAGCCGACCCGCATAGTCGAGTGCGGCTGTCGGATCATGGATTGAGCAAGGTCCGACTACTACCGCAAGGCGGCCATCGGCACCATGCAGAATGTCGTGCAGAGCGAGACGACAGTTGGCGACCGTGCGGGTCGCCGCGTCGGTGCGCGGGAATTCATCTATGACGTCCGCGGGAGCAATGAGTTCCTTGATCTCTCGGATCCGAACGTCATCGGTCGTGCTTGTCACGGTGTGGTCTCCTCGGGGTTTCACCACACCGGCGGCACAAAAAAGCCGCCAGTGAGGCTGGCGGCTTTCGGGGTGTCTATGCATCCAAATTCAGATTGAACGCAGCCCTCCGTCCGCCGCCACTTTCGGATAGCCATAAAATCGATAGAAGCGGTTGGCGGGCACGAGGTGCATGCCGCAGACACTAGTCGGGAAGCGCCATCGTGTAAACACCCGCCGATGCGCTCCGCGCCGCTCTTGGCGCTCCCATGCCCTTGCGTTACGGGCGCGGACCGGCTCGAATGATCCGAACGGTGATCGCCCTGGAGGATAGCCGGCATGGATCCCAAGACCAGAACCCGCGTCGGCGATCTCGACCTGCTGCCGTTTCCGCCGGGGCGTCTGTCGAAGCAGGCCTTCGATACCGGCGCGATCGAGCTGCGGCACTACGCGCCCAAGGGCGTCGACAATCAGGTGCCCCATGACCAGGACGAGCTCTATGTGGTGATCAGCGGCACCGGCTCCTTCAAGCGGGCGGGCGAGACGGTCCCGTTCGCGGCCGGCGACGTGCTGTTCGCCGCCGCCCATGAAGAACACCGCTTTCTGAATTTCTCCGAGGATTTCCAGACCTGGGTGCTGTTCTACGGGCCGAAGCGGGCGAAATGAGCAAGCAGGCACCGCCGGCGCGCGGCAATCCCGGCCGGTATCCGAGACCTGCTAGACTGGCAGCGACCATGGCGGGCAGAGGGGAGAACTCAACGATGCTCGAGGCCGCGCGCGGGTGCGATGCATGACCGGATCGGGGGACGCCGGCACCTTGCCCGCCTCTGATCTGATCGACGAGCTCGTCATCGGCAACAAGATCCTGTCGCACCAGAAGGTGGTCGACGCCTTCGGGCATCTGAGCGTGCGTCACGACAAAGATCCAACCCGGTACCTGATGTCCCGCCACCTGGCGCCGGGCCTGGTGACGGAAGCCGACATCGTGACCTTCGATCTCGACAGCAATCCGATCGTCGACAAGGGCCAGCGCTATTACAGCGAGCGCTACATTCACGGCGAGATCTACAAGGCGCGGCCCGAGATCGTCGCCGTGGTGCATTGCCATGCCCGCGAGCTCATTCCCTATGGTGCTACGGGAACGCTGCTGCGCCCGATCTTTCACATGAGCGGCTTTCTCGGCGCCGGCGTGCCGATCTTCGAGATCCGCGAGGCCGCCGGCATGACCAACATGCTGGTGAGGACGCCGGCCTTGGGCAAGGCTCTCGCCAAATCCCTCGGCGACAAGCCCGTGGTGCTGATGCGCGGTCATGGCGCCACCATGGTCGGCAAGTCGATCAAGCAGGTGGTCTATCGCTCGATCTACGCATCGGTGAACGCCCAGCTGCAGATGGACGCGGTCAAGCTGGGCCAGCCGATCTTTCTCGCCGATGAAGAAGCAAAGAAAGCGGCGGAGGCCAATGACGGCTCGCTCGACCGCGCCTGGAACTATTGGAAGCATGAGGCATTGGGAGAATGACGATCGACGTATACTGGTCGATATAGAGATCCCTCACCCTCCCACGCGAGCGCGTGGGCCCCTCCCTCTCCCGCGATGCGGGAGAGGGTGCCGAGCGTAAGCGAGGCGGGTGAGGGTCGGCTCGGGGAGGTTCAACAATGCGATCGATGCTCGGCGTGACGATGCTTGCCGGCGCAGTCTTGGCGGCAACGCTCGGCGGTGCCGTGCCGGGAGCGACCGCAGCCGATCCGCCGAAGCCATGGCGCCACGGCCTCCTGGAGGCGAAGAGCGACGCCGGCATCATCTTGATGCCGAGCCGCGGCGGCTTTGCCGTAAAACAGGGGCTGGCGCTGGAGATCGTACAGATCAAGAGTGACATCACCGGCCTGCAGGCTTTGCTCGCCGGCGAGCTGGATAGCTTCGAGGGCGGCATCGGCGGCTCGATCAAGGTTGCCGCGCGGGGCGTCGATGTGAAGTTCGTCGGTTGCTTCTGGCAGGGCCTGCCGCACGGGATCTTCGTCAAGGCCGGGATCGCCAGTGTCGAGCAGCTCAGGGGCAAGGCCTTCGCCATCTCAGCCCCGGGGGCGATGCCGGATTCGCTGGCCCGAGCGCTCCTCGACAAGCACAGCATTCCGTCGGCCGACGTGCGCTTCGTCAATCTCGGCAGCGATCTCGATCGCTTCAAGGCGCTGGCCGCCGGCGTGGTCGATGCCGCGGTCGTCTCCGGGGAATACCTGCCGATCGCCCAGGATCAGGGTCTGAAGCTCCTGGTTCCTGGCCGCGAGGTGCTGCCGAACTACATACGCAACTGCACGATGATGACCGGCAAGACCCTGGCCGGGCGCCCCGAGGATGCTGTCCGCTTCCTCGCCGCGGAAATTTCCGGTCTCCGCTATGCGCTCTCCCACCGCGAGGAAGCCCTCAAGCTGGCGCGAGAGATCACCGAAGCCAAGCCCGGCGATCCGCGCGCGGCCTATATTTTCGACGACGCCGTCAGCTCGGGCGCCGTCGACCCCGACATGCCGATTCCGATCGAGAAGATCGCCTGGATGCAGGACCTCCTGGTCAGGAGCGGCGACATGACCCAGCCCGGCGACGTGGCGAAGATGATCGATCCCAGGCCGCGGGAGAAGGCGCTGGCGCTCCTCGGTCCGTGAGCCGGAGAATGGACCGGCACCCCTCATCGATGCGGCGGGGCCTTCCGTGGCCGTGGTGAGGCTGATCGAGATCTCCAAGCGCTTCCCGGTCCGTATCCGCGGTGCCGCGCACAGCGTCTTGGCGGTCGACCGCGTGAGCCTCACCGTCGGCGACGGCGAGATCGTGGCGATCATCGGACCGAGCGGCTGCGGCAAGACCACGGCGCTGCGCATCGTCATGGGGCTGGAGACGGCGACCAGCGGGCGCGTGCTGGTGGACGAGCGGGAGGTCCGCGGCTGCGGCTATGATCGCGGCATGGTCTTTCAGCAGGCCCAGCTCCTGCCCTGGCTGACGGCCTTGCAGAATGTGATGTTCGCCCTCGAGCTGAAAGGGATGCAGGGGAGCGAGCTGCGCGATACGGCAGTCTCCTGTCTCGATCTCGTCGGGCTCGCGGACTCGCTGGATCGCCGGCCGCACCAGCTCTCCGGCGGCATGCAGCAGCGCGTCGGCATCGCCCGCGCCCTGGCGATCGATCCGAAGGTGCTGCTGTTGGACGAGCCCTTCGGCGCCATCGACGCGCAGACGCGCGAGGGGCTGCAGGAGGAGTTCCTCAGAATCCACGCAAGCAGCGGCAAGACGGTCTTGTTCGTGACCCACGACCTGGATGAGGCAGTCTTGGTCGCCGATCGGGTGGCGGTGATGAGGGAAGGACGCCTGCAGGAGATCATCGAGGTGCCGCTGGAGCGGCCGCGGGGCGACTCGGCGGCGATCAGGGCGCTCCCGGCTTTCGTGGAGACCCGCCACCTGATCTGGCAGGCGCTCCGGGTTGCCAAGGAGCCGGTCAATTGACCCCGCGCGAGACGAACGAAGCGTCGTCGCGGCCGATCCCGAGCTGGGTGGTGACGCTCTCCTCGCTGGCGGTGTTCCTCGGTGCTTGGGAGCTCTTCGGCCGCGACATCAATCCGGTCTTCGGTTCCTATCCGAGCGCCATCGCGATCGCCTTCGGGGAGCTGGTCGCCAACGGCAAGCTCGTCGCGGCCCTCCATGACAGCCTCAGACCCTTCCTCCTCGGCTACGCCTTGGCGATCGTCGTCGGCGTGCCGCTCGGCCTGGTGATCGGGCGGTTTCGGATCTTGGAGGCAGCGCTCGGCATCTACATCACCGCCGGCTATGCCATGCCGCTGGTGGCTCTGGTGCCGTTGCTGATCCTGTGGCTCGGCCTCGGCTTTGCCGTCAAGGTCGCGATCGTGTTTCTGATGTCGCTGTTTCCGATCGCGATCAACACCTGGCTGGGGGTCGCCGCGGTGCCTAAGACCCTGATCGAGGTGGGCAAGTCCTTCGTCGCCTCGGATATGACGATCCTGCGACGGATCATCCTGCCGGCGACCTTGCCCTACATCCTGGCCGGCACCCGGCTGGCGGTCGGCCGAGCGGTGGTCGCCATGGTGATCGCGGAGTTCTTCACCACCATTTCCGGGCTGGGTGCGATCATCATCAATTCGGCCAACAATTTCGACACGGCGCGCATGTTCGTGCCGATCGTGGTGCTGATGGCGTTGGCGATCGGCCTCAATGCGCTCATCGGCGCCCTCGAGCGGCGGCTCGCACCCTGGCAGGCGGAGCTATCCGGCCGCGAGGATCGCTGACGGGCTAGGCTAATGCGGAAACGGTACGGCTCCCTCAACTCCACTTCGTCATGCGCGGGCTTGACCCGCACATCCACGTCGTGCCGCTGTTCGATCCAAGACGTGGACCCCCGGGACAAGCCCGGGGGTGACGCAATGAGGAGCGATGCCGCCTAGGCGGAACCTGCGCAAGCCCCTAGCGGCTAGGCCGCGGGAATCCGGAAGCGGCCGGTCTCCGGGCAGACCTCGATCCGGTCGTTGAGCTCGGTCAGTCGGCGCACCAAGGTCCGCATGAGCGCCGCCACGCCGGGAGTGGCGTCCTCCAGCAGCTTCTCGAGATTGCCCGTGGTCAGCACCACGCACTCCGTCGGCCCGGCGGCGCGCGCGTTGGTGCTGCGCCGGCCGGTATTGAACAGCGCCATCTCGCCGAAGATCTCGTTCGCTCCGAGCGTGGCGATGACGATCTCCTGACCGTCATGCACCTTGTAGATGTCGACCGCGCCCCGCTTGATGAGAAAAGCATGGGAGCCCGGCTCGTCGGCGCGGAAGATCATTTGGCCTATCTGGAACAGCCGACGATCCAGCACGCGCGTCGCCGCGCGCGCGCCGGACGCATTCGGATTGTCGATCATCGGATCCCTCCATGCCTGGTCCTGGCGTCGGGCCGACACCATAACATCCAGCGACCGATCCTGGCCCGGGTTCCGGGGTTTTGATACCCCCGGCGCGGCTATCGGTTCAATCATTCCAGCCTATGGCGGAAACGACCGGTGCGCGATCGGCCCGCACCTGATAAAGCTCGCCCGCCATGGTCCCGCCTCTCCTTCATTTGCAGGATATCCACCTCACCTTCGGCGGCCCGCCGCTCTTGGACCGGGCCGAGCTGCAGGTGTCGGCGGGGGAAAGGCTGTGCCTGGTCGGCCGCAACGGGTCGGGCAAGTCGACCTTGCTCAAGATCGCCGCCGGTCTCATCGAGCCCGACCGCGGCGTCCGCTTTCTCCAGCCCGGCACCAAGGTCCGCTACCTGCTGCAGGAACCGGACCTGTCGGGCCATGCGAGCGCCTTTGCCTATGTCGCCGCCGGCCTTCCTGAAGGCGAGGAGCAGCATCGTGCGAGATCGCTCTTGAGCGCGCTCGGCCTGACCGGCGAGGAGGATCCCGCCCGCCTCTCGGGCGGCGAGGCGCGCCGCTGCGCCTTGGCCCGGGTGCTGGCGCCCGGACCCGACGTGCTGCTCCTGGACGAGCCCACCAACCATTTGGATCTGCCGGCGATCGAGTGGCTCGAGGGAGAGCTCGGCGGCTTGGGCGCGGCCTTGGTGATGATCAGCCATGATCGGCGCTTCCTTGGCACGCTGTCGCGCCGCACGCTCTGGCTCGACCGGGGGATGACCCGGCTCCTGGACCGCGGCTTCGAGGCGTTCGAGGCATGGCGCGAGGAGGTGCTGGAGGCGGAGGAGCTGGAGCGCCACAAGCTCGACCGCAAGCTCGTGCGCGAGGATGACTGGCTGCGCTACGGGGTGACGGCGCGCCGCAAGCGGAATCAGGGACGGCTCGCCTTGCTGCAGGCGCTCCGCCAGCGGCGAGGGGAGCTGCGCCGCGCTCCGGAGACAGTGAAGATGGCGCTCAGCGAGGCCGAAGGTTCGGGTACCCTGGTGCTCGAAGCCAAGCGCATCGCCAAATCCTTCGGCGCCGAGCCGATCATCCGCGACTTCTCGATCCGGGTTTTGCGCGGCGATCGCATCGGCGTCGTCGGCCCCAACGGCGCCGGCAAGACCACGCTGTTGAACCTCTTGACCGGCAGCTTGGCGCCGGACTCGGGCTATGTCCGCCACGGCGCCAATCTGTCGATGCTCACCCTCGATCAGCGCCGTGCGGCGCTCGATCCCGAGCGGAGCGTGGCGGAGACGCTGACCCAGGGCCGCGGCGACACCGTGGTGGTCGACGGCCAGGCGCGCCACGTCATCGGCGTCATGCGCGATTTCCTGTTTCTGCCGGACCAAGCGCATACGCCGCTCGCCGCCTTGTCCGGCGGCGAGCG
This genomic window contains:
- a CDS encoding ATP-binding cassette domain-containing protein — protein: MVPPLLHLQDIHLTFGGPPLLDRAELQVSAGERLCLVGRNGSGKSTLLKIAAGLIEPDRGVRFLQPGTKVRYLLQEPDLSGHASAFAYVAAGLPEGEEQHRARSLLSALGLTGEEDPARLSGGEARRCALARVLAPGPDVLLLDEPTNHLDLPAIEWLEGELGGLGAALVMISHDRRFLGTLSRRTLWLDRGMTRLLDRGFEAFEAWREEVLEAEELERHKLDRKLVREDDWLRYGVTARRKRNQGRLALLQALRQRRGELRRAPETVKMALSEAEGSGTLVLEAKRIAKSFGAEPIIRDFSIRVLRGDRIGVVGPNGAGKTTLLNLLTGSLAPDSGYVRHGANLSMLTLDQRRAALDPERSVAETLTQGRGDTVVVDGQARHVIGVMRDFLFLPDQAHTPLAALSGGERGRLMLALAFLEPSNLLVLDEPTNDLDLETLDLFQDLLADYAGTVLVVSHDRDFLDRVATSVIVGEGEGLWVEYAGGYSDMLAQRGRGIGPKTLARPPSARAPSQPKAAAPSGRVRRLTFNDKHALAALPEKIEALGGEIARLKGALADPGLYARDAAEFERLVAALATGEAELQAAEDAWLLLELRREALEGC